TTTTCTCTCGTCATAAGGGCCGGTGCCAGGTGGTCTTTCCATTTTGCATGGTCGCAAAAAATTCCTTTAAGCGAGATGCAGTGGATGTTGTTGGCTTGAAAAAGCTGGCCTAGGCTCTCTTTAGTCAGCAGCCTGCAAAAATCGAGTGCCAAAGTACTCAATTGGGAGCATGACTGGGCGATCAGATCCACCTCCGAATCGCCGATTTTGTTGCAGTTTGTCAGGTAGAGCTCTTTCAGTTCGGGGAGGCTGGCAGGTATCTTCTGGATCGAATCGCCCGAGAGCTCGCTTTGCCAGGATAAATCCAGCTTTTCAAGATGAGGGTTGCTCAGGATAATGGTTCTTAAAGTGGCATCAGAGAGCTTTCCTCTTCCTGGATTGGCCACTGACAAGAAACGGAGTTTTGTTAAGTTGTCTCCCAAAGCCTGCAGGCCTGTATCCGTAAGACGGGTGCACGATTTCAGGTTCAGTACTTCAATATTGGGGCAGGAGGCAACGATCGCTGCCAAAGTGGCATCGTTGATTTTAGCCAGCTCAAGGTCTAGTTCCCTGATACTGTGTCCGGAGAGTTCCACGATTTTAAGGAGCATCTCATCGCTGAGTACCTTGGCTTTTTTCAGTTTTAACCGGAAGGTAGTGCCTACATTGGCTGTGGCTCCTCTTTCTTGGAGCTTTGTGAAGAAGGGTTCGATCGAGGATGGCGGGGGAGGCGATGTCCAGCCCACGGTCAGTTGGGAAAAGGCGGGGGAGGTATCTTCATCAAGGAGAGTCTCAGGGTTTTCTTCTCCCGCAGGGATAGTGAATGCGAGGCTGAGAATGCTCGGGAAGAGCTCTCTTAGATACTGCATGGACTCAGCGTTAAGGGCGCCAACTTGCGTCAGATCCAACCCATGGATTAAAACAGAGAGAAAGGGGTGGTTGGCCAGCAGATCCTCAATTTTATTTCTGACCTCGTCATCAAAACATTTCAAAACGAGTGTGAGACCGTGGCTTTCTCTTTCCAGTTGGTAGAGAGTGCTTCGCTTGTTGATGGCTTCGATGCAGAGATCGATCAGTTGGGGATCGAAAGCATAGGCGGTTGCCTTATCTAAAAGAGCCAGAAGGTTCTCTTCACTAAGGCTCTTGATGGATCTTTCTTTTCTTCGTATTAGAAGGGCAAGATGCTCGAATGTTTTTTCCGATATCTCTCCTAGAGTAATTTCCTGCTGTTGGGATTCTTGAAATGGGCCGGATAACAACGTGTTAAAAAAACCGCTGACGGCAATTAAGGTGCTGCTGGTAAACGAGGATTTCTTTCCGCCCGGGCTTTTCAAAGCCACAAAAAAGTGCGCTGCTTCTTCTGACGACAGGTACTTTTTGGCAAAACAGGAGATTTTTTCAATGGAATCGGCATAGTCGGGTTTTTTGGCAAGCGGCCCC
The DNA window shown above is from Estrella lausannensis and carries:
- a CDS encoding BTB/POZ domain-containing protein, with amino-acid sequence MIPSYSLDLIRLQALYKQCDENAHSPLENTPEELAAVVLKNIKSASPPEVLDTRQLSASLQNLENIAELIRTRQLSENTQTSKTMRASIIRIKALCDVTIAKYAPELLKRLENQFATLPSELALQAAATVCQVGDTAEVFRDRHLSKIRQIISKVGPLAKKPDYADSIEKISCFAKKYLSSEEAAHFFVALKSPGGKKSSFTSSTLIAVSGFFNTLLSGPFQESQQQEITLGEISEKTFEHLALLIRRKERSIKSLSEENLLALLDKATAYAFDPQLIDLCIEAINKRSTLYQLERESHGLTLVLKCFDDEVRNKIEDLLANHPFLSVLIHGLDLTQVGALNAESMQYLRELFPSILSLAFTIPAGEENPETLLDEDTSPAFSQLTVGWTSPPPPSSIEPFFTKLQERGATANVGTTFRLKLKKAKVLSDEMLLKIVELSGHSIRELDLELAKINDATLAAIVASCPNIEVLNLKSCTRLTDTGLQALGDNLTKLRFLSVANPGRGKLSDATLRTIILSNPHLEKLDLSWQSELSGDSIQKIPASLPELKELYLTNCNKIGDSEVDLIAQSCSQLSTLALDFCRLLTKESLGQLFQANNIHCISLKGIFCDHAKWKDHLAPALMTREKNLSLVISRQSAPPTPTDATLLYPAITLRICNT